In Ruminiclostridium josui JCM 17888, the genomic window AATTTAAGAAACAAAAATCTAAGAATTGGTGCCTTTAATTTGATTTTATTTTTGAGAAACTTTTGATAAAAAAGAAAGTTTTTAGAAAATTTTACTTACAAAAGAAATTATATATTTAACATTACTACCTGTCAACTGTTAAATATAAATGGGAGGATTGATAATAATCCCCCCTAAACAAAATAAATTATATTTAAATAAAAATAACCTATTGACCTATGCACTATTGTTCCATTTGTTTTCCTAAAAACCCTGCTGCTGATTGAGCAAGCTTTGCTTCAACTTCTCCCATTCTTACATTTGCATCCGTAGAAAGCATTATTACAGCTCCTATCGGATCACCTTCTGAAATAATTGGCGAAACAACCTGGGAGGTATATTTTCTTTCACCATTTTCTTCTGCCAAAATTGAAATCGACTTTTCTTCAGGAGATTTTATAAGTAATGTTGTTTTCTCCTCTATAGTTTTCTCAACATCAGAGCTAAGTTGTTTTTCAAGAAATTCTTTTTTTGATGCACCGGATACTGCAATTACCGTATCTCTGTCAGTAATACATGTAATGTGCCCACTAGTTTTATGCAGTGACTCTGCATACTGTGTTGCAAAATCACTAAGTTCTCCAATCGGAGAATATTTCTTTAAAATAACCTCCCCTTCCTTATCTGTAAATATTTCTAGAGGATCTCCCTCTCTAATTCTCAAGGTTCTTCTTATTTCTTT contains:
- the spoVT gene encoding stage V sporulation protein T, which encodes MKATGIVRRIDDLGRVVIPKEIRRTLRIREGDPLEIFTDKEGEVILKKYSPIGELSDFATQYAESLHKTSGHITCITDRDTVIAVSGASKKEFLEKQLSSDVEKTIEEKTTLLIKSPEEKSISILAEENGERKYTSQVVSPIISEGDPIGAVIMLSTDANVRMGEVEAKLAQSAAGFLGKQMEQ